One genomic segment of uncultured Ilyobacter sp. includes these proteins:
- the megL gene encoding methionine gamma-lyase, with amino-acid sequence MKIEKKGFGTKTIHGGHEKNPFGTLTTPIYQTSTFVFDTAEQGGRRFALEEGGYIYSRLGNPTTSVVESKLAALEGAEAALATGSGMGAISSTMWTLLKAGDHLLADETLYGCTYALLSHGITKFGIEVDFVDTSNPEAVRKAMKPNTRIIYLETPANPNLKIVDVEKISEIAHKNEYTLVVVDNTFATPFLQNPIKQGADIVVHSATKYLNGHGDIIAGFVAGKLEHIMQIRLIGVKDMTGSVLGANDAYMMIRGMKTLEVRMQRHCENAMTVANFLKEHERVEIVHYPGLENHPGHEIAKKQMNGFGGIIAFELKGGLEAGKTLLNNLELCTLAVSLGDTETLIQHPASMTHSPYTREERLAAGITDGLVRISVGLENSDDIIEDLRQGLSKLV; translated from the coding sequence ATGAAAATTGAAAAAAAAGGTTTTGGAACAAAGACTATTCATGGAGGACATGAAAAAAATCCATTTGGAACTCTTACAACCCCAATATATCAGACTTCAACATTTGTTTTTGATACAGCCGAACAAGGAGGAAGAAGATTTGCTCTTGAAGAGGGAGGATACATTTACAGTAGACTTGGAAATCCTACTACTTCAGTGGTAGAGAGTAAACTTGCTGCTCTAGAAGGGGCCGAAGCAGCTTTGGCTACAGGATCTGGAATGGGAGCAATCTCATCAACTATGTGGACTCTTCTCAAGGCAGGAGATCATTTATTAGCAGACGAGACTCTTTATGGTTGTACTTACGCACTTTTAAGTCACGGAATTACAAAGTTTGGAATCGAGGTAGACTTCGTTGATACATCTAACCCCGAGGCAGTAAGAAAAGCAATGAAGCCGAATACAAGGATTATTTACCTTGAGACACCTGCAAACCCTAATTTAAAGATTGTGGATGTCGAAAAAATATCTGAAATTGCCCATAAAAATGAATATACGCTAGTAGTGGTAGACAATACGTTTGCTACTCCATTTCTCCAGAATCCGATTAAGCAAGGAGCCGATATTGTAGTGCACTCAGCTACAAAATATCTAAATGGTCATGGCGATATAATTGCAGGTTTTGTAGCAGGTAAATTAGAGCATATAATGCAGATCAGACTTATAGGGGTTAAGGATATGACCGGTTCTGTCCTTGGTGCTAATGATGCATATATGATGATCAGAGGAATGAAAACTCTTGAAGTAAGAATGCAAAGACACTGCGAAAATGCAATGACCGTTGCAAACTTTCTAAAGGAGCATGAGAGAGTTGAAATAGTTCATTATCCAGGGCTAGAAAATCATCCAGGACATGAAATTGCAAAGAAACAGATGAACGGATTTGGAGGGATCATTGCATTTGAGCTAAAGGGTGGACTAGAAGCAGGAAAGACCCTATTAAATAATCTAGAACTTTGTACATTAGCAGTAAGTTTAGGGGACACAGAAACTTTGATACAGCACCCTGCATCGATGACACACTCACCATATACTAGAGAGGAAAGGCTGGCAGCTGGGATCACAGATGGTTTAGTTAGAATCTCAGTTGGGCTTGAGAATTCAGACGACATTATAGAAGATTTAAGACAGGGATTAAGCAAATTGGTCTAG
- a CDS encoding 2-oxoacid:acceptor oxidoreductase family protein, with translation MSKLVEIRWHGRGGQGAKTASLLLADAAFTTGKFVQGFPEYGPERMGAPITAYNRINDEKIRVHSNIYEPDYVVVVDDTLLSAVDVTKGLKKQGAIIINTSKPQVDILGKLKGYEGNVFLCDARKISEEALGKNFPNIPMLGAVVSVSNIMDKEEFLETMEESFKHKFASKPEVIKGNMKALEVSMSEVKICDK, from the coding sequence ATGTCGAAGCTAGTAGAAATAAGATGGCATGGAAGAGGTGGACAGGGAGCAAAAACAGCATCACTTCTTTTGGCAGATGCTGCTTTTACAACTGGAAAATTTGTACAAGGTTTTCCAGAATACGGTCCTGAGAGGATGGGGGCACCAATAACTGCATATAACAGGATAAATGATGAAAAAATAAGAGTTCACTCGAACATTTATGAACCTGACTATGTAGTCGTAGTAGACGACACGCTTTTAAGTGCAGTTGATGTTACAAAAGGTCTTAAAAAACAAGGGGCAATTATAATTAACACTTCCAAACCTCAAGTGGATATTTTAGGTAAACTAAAAGGATATGAGGGAAATGTATTTTTATGTGATGCAAGAAAAATATCAGAGGAAGCTCTTGGAAAAAATTTTCCTAATATACCCATGTTAGGTGCAGTTGTAAGTGTTAGTAATATTATGGATAAAGAAGAATTCCTAGAAACTATGGAGGAATCTTTTAAACACAAGTTTGCTTCAAAGCCTGAAGTTATAAAAGGAAATATGAAAGCATTGGAAGTTTCTATGAGCGAGGTGAAAATCTGTGATAAATAA
- the porA gene encoding pyruvate ferredoxin oxidoreductase codes for MAIKERMSGNEAVAIAMRQINPDVLPAFPITPSTEIPQYFSKYVADGLVETEFIPVESEHSAMSAAIGSQAAGARTTTATSSCGLALMWEMLHVAASCKLPITLACVNRALTGPININADHSDSMGARDTGWIQIYSETNQEAYDNYIQAVKISEHKDVMLPAMVCQDGFITSHAVENIELLEDEKVKEFVGEYTPEDSLLNPGSPISHGPYDSAAFYIEHKRLQAESMKKAKKVILSVAEEYKNISGREYGLFEEYSMEDAEYAMVIINSSAGTAKVAVDELRKEGKKVGLIKIRVFRPFPMHELAEALKHLKAIAVMDKCEGFSAAGGPLFAEVRSAMYDLSEKPSVVNYIYGLGGRDFTVELAKQVYKEIGDIKGTSMDDIYRYLGVRG; via the coding sequence ATGGCAATAAAAGAAAGAATGTCAGGGAATGAAGCAGTAGCAATCGCAATGAGGCAAATAAATCCTGATGTATTACCAGCTTTTCCAATTACTCCGTCTACTGAAATTCCTCAATATTTTTCTAAATACGTAGCGGATGGTTTAGTTGAGACAGAATTTATACCTGTAGAATCAGAGCACAGTGCTATGTCTGCAGCGATAGGCTCTCAAGCAGCAGGGGCACGGACAACAACGGCAACGTCTTCATGCGGATTAGCTCTAATGTGGGAAATGTTGCATGTAGCAGCCTCATGTAAACTACCTATAACACTGGCTTGTGTAAATAGAGCATTAACTGGACCGATTAATATAAATGCGGATCATAGTGATTCTATGGGAGCTAGAGATACAGGTTGGATTCAAATATATAGTGAAACAAATCAAGAAGCTTATGATAACTATATTCAAGCAGTAAAAATTTCAGAACATAAAGATGTCATGTTACCTGCAATGGTGTGTCAAGACGGATTTATAACAAGTCATGCTGTTGAAAATATAGAGCTTCTAGAAGATGAAAAAGTAAAAGAGTTTGTGGGAGAGTACACCCCAGAAGATAGTCTATTGAATCCAGGATCTCCTATTTCCCATGGTCCCTATGATTCAGCGGCTTTTTATATAGAGCACAAAAGACTTCAGGCCGAGTCAATGAAAAAAGCTAAGAAAGTTATCCTTTCAGTAGCAGAAGAATACAAGAATATCAGTGGAAGAGAATATGGGCTTTTTGAAGAATACAGTATGGAAGATGCGGAATACGCCATGGTCATAATTAACTCTTCAGCTGGAACTGCCAAAGTAGCAGTAGATGAATTGAGAAAAGAAGGAAAAAAGGTAGGGCTTATTAAGATAAGAGTATTCAGACCATTCCCCATGCATGAACTAGCAGAAGCTTTAAAGCATCTTAAAGCCATTGCTGTTATGGATAAGTGCGAAGGATTTTCAGCAGCAGGAGGACCTCTTTTTGCTGAGGTAAGATCAGCAATGTACGACCTATCTGAAAAACCTAGTGTCGTTAACTATATTTATGGTCTAGGTGGTAGAGACTTTACAGTGGAGCTGGCAAAACAAGTGTATAAGGAGATTGGTGATATAAAAGGGACATCTATGGATGACATATACAGATATCTTGGCGTAAGAGGATAG
- the galE gene encoding UDP-glucose 4-epimerase GalE, with product MLLGGAGYIGSHAVVELLDDGYEVIVLDNLETGHMKLVDSRAKFYKADLRDIKSLRSVFQKEKIDVVMNFAAYIKVGESVAEPNKYYDNNTGGVLNLLDVMREFNVKNIVFSSTAAVYGDVAIDTCVAEIFVTQPINPYGMSKFMAERIIMDSSSAYDMNYVIFRYFNVAGAHEKYNIGQLGEGMTSLIPVVLEVAKGERDRVEIFGDTYNTKDGTGVRDFIHVADLARAHVMAINKLKKGESGLFNLGNGTGFSVLEILNASRRVTGREIPSVMAEKRAGDPACVVACSVKANQELGWEPKYTNLDDIIKTAWEWYKNI from the coding sequence TTGTTACTGGGGGGGGCTGGTTATATAGGGAGCCACGCTGTGGTAGAACTTTTGGATGATGGATATGAGGTGATTGTGCTAGACAATCTGGAAACTGGTCATATGAAGCTTGTAGACAGCAGGGCAAAGTTTTATAAGGCTGACCTCAGAGACATTAAAAGTCTTAGGAGTGTTTTTCAAAAAGAGAAGATAGATGTGGTTATGAATTTTGCAGCTTATATAAAAGTAGGGGAGAGTGTAGCAGAGCCCAATAAATATTATGATAATAATACTGGTGGAGTACTTAATCTTTTAGATGTTATGAGAGAATTTAATGTAAAAAATATAGTATTCTCTTCTACCGCAGCCGTATATGGGGATGTAGCAATAGATACCTGTGTGGCAGAAATTTTTGTTACTCAGCCTATAAACCCTTACGGAATGAGTAAATTCATGGCAGAGAGAATCATAATGGATTCATCTTCTGCATATGATATGAATTATGTTATTTTTAGATATTTCAACGTAGCAGGAGCTCATGAAAAATACAATATTGGTCAGTTGGGAGAGGGAATGACATCGCTGATTCCTGTGGTATTGGAGGTTGCAAAAGGAGAAAGGGATAGAGTAGAGATCTTTGGAGATACGTATAATACTAAAGATGGGACAGGAGTGAGAGACTTTATTCATGTGGCTGATCTAGCCCGTGCCCATGTGATGGCAATCAATAAACTGAAAAAAGGTGAGAGTGGCTTATTCAATCTTGGAAATGGAACCGGATTTTCCGTTCTTGAGATTCTCAATGCTTCTAGACGAGTGACAGGCAGGGAAATACCCTCTGTTATGGCTGAGAAGCGTGCAGGAGACCCAGCCTGCGTTGTGGCATGCAGTGTGAAAGCCAACCAAGAATTAGGGTGGGAGCCAAAGTATACAAATTTAGACGATATAATAAAAACTGCATGGGAATGGTATAAAAATATATAA
- a CDS encoding Na+/H+ antiporter NhaC family protein, which produces MESGKEIKGSFKGLIPFLIFVGLYLGSGLILQSKGVKLAFYQFPAPVAAFAGVVSAFILFKGNIGEKFDTFVKGCGNQDIIIMCIIYLLAGAFAGVSKSMGGVDSTVNLGLTYIPAQYIAPGLFMISAFIATATGTSVGAIVAVAPIAVGLAEKGGLSLPIILAAVMGGAMFGDNLSVISDTTIAATRTQGVEMRDKFRINIFIAAPAAVLTLLLLLVVGKPEIIPEVQAYDYNFIKVIPYIFVLGLSLVGMNVFVVLTGGILLSGTIGMLYGDFTLLGYCKEIYGGFTDMNEIFLLSLLTGGLAAMVTKAGGVQWLLEKIQKNIKGEKSAQVGIGALVTLTDAAVANNTVAIIINGPIAKRMCQQYKVDPRRSAALLDIFSCVAQGMIPYGAQMLILLGFTQGALSPLQVLPLLWYQQLLALFAIISIFIPFADQLIKQKPWVWKVEGAE; this is translated from the coding sequence ATGGAATCTGGAAAAGAGATCAAGGGTAGTTTTAAGGGCTTGATACCTTTCTTAATATTTGTGGGGCTTTACTTGGGGAGTGGGTTGATACTCCAATCTAAAGGGGTAAAACTGGCATTCTATCAATTCCCAGCACCAGTTGCAGCTTTTGCAGGGGTAGTTTCAGCTTTTATTTTATTCAAGGGCAATATAGGGGAAAAGTTTGATACCTTTGTAAAAGGGTGTGGTAACCAAGACATAATAATTATGTGTATAATTTACCTTTTAGCAGGAGCCTTTGCAGGAGTATCAAAGTCCATGGGGGGAGTAGACTCAACGGTTAATTTGGGGCTGACTTATATACCGGCACAATATATTGCGCCAGGACTCTTTATGATATCAGCTTTTATCGCCACAGCCACAGGAACTTCTGTGGGTGCAATAGTTGCAGTGGCACCAATTGCAGTAGGGCTTGCAGAAAAGGGGGGACTTTCATTACCGATTATTCTTGCAGCTGTAATGGGGGGGGCGATGTTCGGAGATAATCTATCGGTTATTTCTGATACTACAATAGCAGCAACTAGAACTCAAGGTGTTGAAATGAGAGACAAGTTTAGAATAAACATTTTTATAGCTGCTCCTGCTGCAGTTCTTACTCTGCTGCTGCTTCTTGTTGTTGGAAAACCTGAGATTATACCCGAAGTTCAGGCATATGATTATAATTTTATAAAAGTTATACCTTATATTTTTGTACTAGGACTTTCTCTAGTTGGAATGAATGTATTCGTTGTACTTACAGGTGGAATACTTCTTTCTGGAACAATAGGAATGCTTTACGGAGACTTTACTCTCTTAGGATATTGCAAGGAAATTTACGGAGGATTCACAGACATGAACGAGATATTTTTACTGTCTCTTCTGACTGGAGGACTGGCAGCTATGGTAACAAAGGCTGGTGGGGTACAATGGCTTCTTGAAAAAATCCAAAAAAATATTAAGGGTGAAAAATCGGCTCAGGTAGGAATCGGTGCTTTGGTAACACTTACTGATGCTGCGGTAGCAAACAATACTGTTGCAATTATTATTAATGGCCCAATTGCCAAAAGGATGTGTCAGCAATATAAGGTCGATCCTAGACGAAGCGCGGCACTCCTGGACATATTTTCGTGTGTAGCTCAAGGAATGATTCCCTATGGTGCACAGATGCTTATATTACTCGGATTTACTCAAGGGGCTTTGTCACCGTTACAAGTGTTGCCACTTCTATGGTATCAGCAGCTTTTAGCGTTATTTGCCATTATATCAATATTTATACCTTTTGCAGATCAGTTGATAAAGCAAAAACCTTGGGTTTGGAAAGTTGAAGGCGCCGAATAG
- a CDS encoding IS256 family transposase translates to MARLPKELVRDFVREGNFKSIKDIEEALKDIFKDTIQEALEAEIEEELGYSKYDLANKSTTNSRNGKYKKTVKSSAGNIDLLVPRDREGAYQPKIVEKHQRDISKLEDNILSLYGKGMSTRDISSHVQDIYGFEVSAESVSRITDKLIPLIQEWQSRPLDPVYPFIFLDAVHYSVKEENRIVKKAAYVVLGVTLEGRKEILGIYIGENETSKFWLSVMTDLKNRGVKDILIASVDGLNGFDNAILSVFPQAQIQRCIVHQIRNTLKYVSYKDRKSFAHDLKSIYTAPSEEAGLTALNSVKDSWKAKYPYALRSWEVNWSQLSAFYEYTEEIKKVMYTTNVIENVHRQFRKVTKSKGVFPTDMSLLKQLYLVVIDLDKKWDRSFKRGWDQILGQLAIKYEDRLSEYLF, encoded by the coding sequence ATGGCTAGATTACCGAAGGAACTTGTCAGAGATTTTGTTAGAGAAGGAAACTTTAAATCTATTAAGGATATCGAAGAAGCTTTAAAGGATATTTTTAAAGATACTATCCAGGAAGCTTTAGAAGCTGAAATTGAAGAAGAGCTTGGATATTCCAAGTATGATTTAGCCAATAAATCTACTACTAACTCTAGAAATGGTAAGTACAAGAAAACTGTTAAATCAAGCGCTGGAAACATTGATCTCCTCGTTCCCAGAGACAGAGAAGGTGCATATCAACCTAAGATTGTTGAAAAACATCAAAGGGACATCTCTAAATTGGAGGATAATATTCTATCGCTTTATGGAAAGGGAATGAGTACTAGGGATATCAGCTCTCATGTTCAGGATATATATGGATTTGAAGTATCTGCAGAGAGTGTTAGTAGAATAACAGATAAACTAATTCCTCTTATTCAGGAATGGCAGAGTAGACCTCTTGATCCTGTATATCCATTCATTTTCCTTGATGCAGTCCACTATTCAGTCAAAGAGGAGAATAGAATTGTTAAAAAGGCTGCCTACGTTGTCTTAGGAGTTACTTTAGAAGGAAGAAAAGAAATTTTAGGAATATATATAGGTGAGAATGAGACCTCAAAATTTTGGTTATCAGTAATGACTGATCTTAAAAATAGAGGTGTTAAAGATATCTTAATCGCTTCTGTAGATGGTCTGAACGGATTTGATAATGCTATTCTGAGTGTATTTCCACAGGCTCAGATTCAGAGGTGCATAGTTCACCAAATAAGGAATACGCTAAAATATGTAAGCTACAAAGACAGAAAATCTTTTGCGCATGACTTAAAATCTATTTATACTGCCCCAAGTGAAGAAGCAGGGCTAACTGCTCTTAATTCTGTCAAGGATTCCTGGAAAGCGAAATATCCATACGCTCTAAGGAGCTGGGAAGTGAACTGGAGTCAATTAAGTGCATTCTATGAGTATACAGAAGAAATAAAAAAGGTGATGTATACAACCAATGTGATAGAAAACGTCCACAGGCAATTCAGAAAAGTTACTAAATCCAAGGGGGTATTTCCTACAGATATGTCTCTCTTGAAGCAGTTATATCTTGTAGTAATTGATCTGGATAAAAAATGGGATAGGAGTTTTAAAAGAGGTTGGGATCAGATTCTTGGACAATTGGCAATTAAATATGAAGACAGACTCTCAGAATATTTATTTTAG
- a CDS encoding 4Fe-4S binding protein, giving the protein MINKKGMVIDETIKWQDITPGGVIYGGGTSEAVNTGDWRTKKPVFIEEKCKQCMLCAPVCPDMSIPVKNSKRGDFNYYFCKGCGICYKVCPFDAIKMENE; this is encoded by the coding sequence GTGATAAATAAAAAAGGGATGGTAATAGATGAAACAATAAAGTGGCAAGATATCACTCCTGGAGGGGTAATTTATGGTGGGGGAACTTCTGAAGCTGTAAATACAGGGGATTGGAGGACAAAAAAACCTGTTTTTATTGAAGAAAAGTGTAAGCAGTGCATGCTTTGTGCCCCTGTGTGTCCAGATATGTCAATTCCCGTAAAAAATAGTAAAAGAGGAGATTTTAATTATTATTTTTGTAAGGGTTGTGGAATATGTTACAAGGTATGTCCTTTTGATGCAATAAAAATGGAAAATGAATAG
- the hflX gene encoding GTPase HflX, translating to MINIKSEYTFDKNIRGRAILAGLDVYQKGDKISLEDSLNELKELAGAASIEVVDVITQSREKMESSTYMGKGKIEEIRDQAIRKDADMVIFDDELSGIQIRNLEAIIGVEVIDRTSLILDIFGHRAKSKEGKLQVELAMLKYQKPRLIGLGGELSRTGAGIGTRGLGETKLELDRRVISKRISDIEKELEEVKKQREVQRKQRKRTSIPTVALVGYTNAGKSTIMNHLMQMGEEEDTRTKSFVKDMLFATLDPFHRRIKLKDNLEFILIDTVGFVSKLPHALIESFKSTLEEVEEANLLLYVVDISREDYKHQLKVTRNVVEELNVKDTPFLVVYNKIDKLSSEELKKTGDIFERSVYISAINGEGVDILLKEIEKEIFKANKELTLLIPFSRGDISSYILDNTRVLQQEYTDEGLLVTTFLKPEDQEKYKQFIIGEKKEE from the coding sequence GTGATTAATATTAAGAGTGAATATACGTTTGATAAAAATATAAGGGGAAGAGCTATTTTAGCTGGACTAGATGTCTACCAAAAGGGAGACAAAATAAGTTTAGAAGATTCGTTAAATGAACTGAAAGAGCTGGCAGGTGCAGCAAGTATAGAGGTGGTAGATGTCATCACCCAGAGCAGAGAAAAGATGGAATCCTCTACATATATGGGTAAAGGAAAGATAGAGGAGATAAGAGATCAGGCCATAAGAAAAGATGCAGATATGGTGATCTTTGATGACGAACTCTCTGGTATACAGATTCGTAATTTAGAAGCAATAATAGGAGTAGAAGTAATAGACAGAACCAGCCTGATTCTAGATATATTTGGTCACAGGGCAAAATCCAAAGAGGGAAAACTCCAGGTGGAACTTGCGATGCTGAAGTACCAAAAACCCAGACTTATAGGATTGGGTGGGGAACTCTCAAGGACAGGAGCTGGTATAGGAACCAGAGGCTTAGGAGAGACAAAACTAGAACTCGACAGAAGGGTAATCTCAAAGCGTATAAGTGATATTGAAAAAGAGCTGGAAGAGGTAAAAAAACAGAGAGAAGTCCAGAGGAAACAGCGTAAAAGAACCTCTATACCTACGGTGGCTCTTGTGGGATACACCAATGCGGGGAAGTCTACAATTATGAACCACCTCATGCAGATGGGTGAAGAGGAAGATACCAGAACCAAGTCCTTCGTAAAAGACATGCTTTTTGCAACTTTAGACCCTTTTCACAGGAGGATAAAACTTAAGGACAATCTGGAGTTTATACTCATAGATACTGTAGGTTTTGTAAGCAAACTTCCCCACGCACTTATAGAGTCTTTTAAATCAACTCTTGAAGAGGTTGAAGAGGCGAACTTACTTCTATATGTTGTGGATATATCACGAGAAGACTATAAACATCAACTGAAGGTTACAAGAAATGTGGTAGAGGAACTAAATGTAAAAGATACTCCATTCCTTGTGGTTTACAATAAGATTGACAAGCTGAGTTCTGAGGAATTAAAAAAAACAGGCGATATATTTGAAAGGTCTGTGTACATATCCGCAATAAACGGTGAAGGGGTAGACATCCTCTTAAAGGAGATAGAAAAAGAAATTTTTAAAGCGAACAAAGAGCTGACTCTATTGATCCCTTTCTCTAGAGGGGATATTTCATCCTATATTTTAGACAACACGAGAGTATTGCAGCAGGAGTATACAGACGAAGGACTTCTTGTTACTACTTTTCTAAAACCTGAAGATCAAGAAAAATATAAACAGTTTATTATAGGGGAGAAAAAGGAAGAATAA
- a CDS encoding thiamine pyrophosphate-dependent enzyme yields MAYNLKEEMNKPERLSGGHRMCAGCGAPIAVRGILRALKPEDKATIVSATSCLEVSTFLYPYTAWKDSFIHTAFENSGATMSGVEGAYNALRRKGKLDETYKFIAFGGDGGTYDIGFQSLSGAMERNHDMVYVCYDNGAYMNTGIQRSSATPKYADTTTTPVGSQSAGKIQPRKDMAAIMAAHNIPYAAQTTFIGNMKDLHEKAEKAIYTKGAAYLNVMAPCPRGWRYDESKLMEICKMAVETCYWPCFEVINGEWKLSYRPKNKLPIEEFLKTQGRFKHLFKPENKHLIEEMQNEVDRRWNELLKKCGEEI; encoded by the coding sequence ATGGCATATAACTTAAAAGAAGAGATGAATAAACCTGAAAGACTTTCAGGAGGACACAGAATGTGTGCCGGGTGTGGTGCTCCTATTGCAGTAAGAGGAATACTTAGAGCACTAAAACCAGAAGACAAAGCTACTATTGTTAGTGCGACAAGTTGTTTAGAGGTTTCAACTTTCCTTTACCCATATACAGCCTGGAAGGATTCTTTTATTCATACAGCTTTTGAAAATTCAGGAGCAACAATGAGTGGAGTGGAAGGCGCTTATAATGCGCTCAGAAGGAAGGGGAAATTAGATGAAACATATAAGTTTATTGCATTTGGTGGAGACGGTGGAACTTATGATATAGGATTCCAGTCACTTTCTGGTGCAATGGAAAGAAATCATGACATGGTATATGTGTGTTATGATAATGGAGCCTATATGAATACAGGTATCCAAAGATCGTCGGCCACACCTAAGTATGCCGACACAACAACAACCCCAGTAGGCTCACAAAGTGCTGGTAAAATTCAACCAAGAAAAGACATGGCTGCAATAATGGCAGCTCATAATATTCCATATGCAGCTCAGACTACTTTTATCGGTAATATGAAGGACCTGCATGAAAAGGCGGAAAAAGCAATCTATACTAAAGGAGCTGCCTATCTAAATGTGATGGCTCCATGCCCTAGAGGATGGAGGTATGATGAATCAAAACTAATGGAGATCTGTAAGATGGCGGTAGAAACCTGCTATTGGCCTTGCTTTGAAGTTATTAATGGGGAATGGAAGCTTTCATATAGGCCTAAGAATAAACTTCCAATTGAAGAGTTCCTAAAAACTCAGGGTAGATTTAAACATTTGTTTAAACCTGAGAATAAACACCTTATTGAAGAGATGCAAAATGAAGTAGACAGAAGATGGAATGAACTTTTAAAAAAATGTGGTGAAGAAATATAA
- a CDS encoding PLP-dependent aminotransferase family protein yields the protein MKLNFEINKSKEKKLYIQLYEELKNLISQKKILPNEKLPSVRHLINRFSLNSSTVLKAYELLETEEYIYKIPGSGTYVRDRENYLEDYIVDCENYLEEKEQKFITENFKYGQIKLNENINFASATPNKETFPTEKFQESINRVFKENGGEALKYHETQGFVELRIVLEERLKEKFHNISRENIQITSGAQQALDLIKKVLLTPNSTLVMSHPTYSGALNLFKEKCKIKTVELLDDGFDMMELEEILTHTHVDFVYTMINFQSPTGLKWSYEKKIKLLELSQKYNFIIIEDDCLSELYFYDTPAVPLKALDVEERVIYIQSFSKILIPGLRIAYMVVPRELVPQMIVAKYSSDISTSGLTQRALTLLLKEGFLEEHLKNTRKIFRERFELMVKLIEDIPELEIHYIPEGGLYLWIILPDFISSDALYLELKKHGVSILPGDVFYPENPNDRRIRISFAAVTKDEIIMGVKILRETIMSFKNIKNLSDDFMPII from the coding sequence ATGAAATTAAATTTTGAAATTAATAAATCCAAAGAAAAAAAATTGTATATTCAACTTTACGAAGAACTTAAAAATCTAATTTCTCAAAAGAAGATTCTACCAAACGAAAAGCTACCTTCTGTGAGGCATTTAATAAATCGCTTTTCATTAAATTCCAGTACGGTTTTAAAGGCTTATGAGCTGCTTGAAACAGAGGAATATATCTACAAAATTCCAGGAAGCGGGACCTATGTAAGAGATCGTGAAAATTATCTAGAGGACTATATTGTGGATTGTGAAAATTATTTGGAGGAGAAAGAGCAAAAATTCATAACTGAAAACTTTAAGTATGGACAGATAAAGCTTAATGAAAATATTAACTTTGCTAGTGCTACTCCTAATAAAGAGACTTTCCCCACAGAAAAGTTTCAGGAAAGCATAAATAGAGTCTTTAAAGAAAATGGTGGAGAGGCTCTTAAGTATCATGAAACACAGGGATTTGTGGAGCTTAGAATTGTTTTAGAAGAAAGGCTGAAAGAAAAATTTCACAATATATCTAGAGAAAATATACAAATTACATCCGGTGCTCAGCAGGCTCTTGATCTTATAAAAAAAGTACTGTTGACTCCAAACTCCACCTTGGTAATGAGTCACCCCACATATTCAGGAGCTCTTAATCTATTCAAGGAAAAATGCAAGATAAAAACAGTTGAATTGTTGGACGATGGTTTTGATATGATGGAATTAGAGGAAATATTGACTCACACTCATGTGGATTTCGTATATACCATGATTAACTTTCAGAGCCCTACTGGGCTTAAATGGTCATATGAAAAAAAAATAAAACTTTTGGAACTCTCACAAAAGTATAATTTTATAATAATAGAGGATGACTGTTTGTCAGAGCTTTATTTCTATGACACTCCTGCAGTTCCATTAAAAGCTCTAGATGTCGAGGAAAGAGTTATTTACATCCAAAGCTTTTCTAAGATACTCATTCCTGGATTGAGAATTGCATATATGGTAGTCCCAAGAGAGCTTGTTCCTCAAATGATAGTGGCTAAATATTCTTCTGATATATCCACGTCAGGATTAACACAAAGGGCTCTTACTCTTCTGTTAAAAGAGGGATTTCTTGAAGAGCACTTAAAAAATACTAGAAAAATTTTTAGGGAAAGATTTGAATTGATGGTTAAACTTATTGAAGATATTCCAGAGCTAGAAATACATTATATCCCTGAAGGTGGACTATATTTATGGATTATCCTTCCAGATTTTATTAGTAGCGATGCTTTGTATCTAGAATTAAAAAAACACGGGGTATCAATCCTTCCAGGCGATGTCTTTTATCCTGAAAATCCAAATGATAGAAGAATCAGAATTAGTTTTGCTGCAGTTACAAAAGATGAAATCATCATGGGGGTAAAAATTTTAAGAGAAACGATTATGTCTTTTAAAAATATCAAAAATTTGTCTGATGATTTTATGCCTATAATATAA